One genomic window of Medicago truncatula cultivar Jemalong A17 chromosome 1, MtrunA17r5.0-ANR, whole genome shotgun sequence includes the following:
- the LOC11440718 gene encoding serine/threonine-protein kinase ATR isoform X1, translated as MFTEKKMTRATFANLVEQIREGITASSSPTSNNYSDDEVLNIRFRRIILNLLHTYFLPSSAGLEKEVGAAVRLISYTAKNNPGVFYHGKATGVLPVIAPLLPFLADPLFSSRHGIFFETIGSLLSSLRSADRDFYRHFFVDCMFLIQDILHVASLSDGSSRVMVKCFSKTFSGVEDLPPANKPVDGCGLLIDLTGKSRLQPFATWILKLLSKCLTEGTLCVEGLIHASFVSSACSLLCYGDSDLHMACFGFVHIIATVTSYELIPYQNLIRSIVTILNLDKEGLPSFRNMAYDSSLGVCLNTLYSSCPEDIVKLTATDLVGVFFGSLRRTKSQELKVALCSAYVRIAKVCPPHVWKPEHLISTLCHPEPCLPLIECFQVAVSTLGAHLFVGIQGNTKNVALLSNENKSIESMKHGQKRSIQDMDNFKIKRQKLNEEINVADASIEVECKYSCIVTCQRVEDYANHMNKSLLTFVQSLNAPAAGPCSLRPDIALSALSNLCIAFSMYPESDLSIRIFQQMLVWLSWIAEQAKQGSLIIVDISTYLEGIHSVLLLRSASFKENNPLQNENYHVDLMLFVLKLPWTHTLIAIDNQLPWKIKCLSLQVLSKLGPGLSTEVVLEVLDLGLRDEAEEVRTEAAISMPVMVLWSGLDVSPPVFERMEYLRTDKDVKKLLPISLGLLSCLHGCRRAESGLPRNECRLFLKGESGRSSWTIDDLLQGFSCSKCDKKFLRNHNERHPPVILRSDTCLVDAEVSSDCSFMQLQSVFFNLLFDESSEDVQISCVKVIHRILAHGAPDILLKTRLEWIKCVKYLLTSRSKELRDAFCSHISSFMDGRILSLIFAGDPDKSKEQSFLDTVQHGMTVTDSPHPHILETLMECTAEIMISVDIGSKLFLSSLILLVDKLDSKHVTVRMNASRLINKSCHFHLSGGLELIISKYAHIRNELYDYLSERLGSRPVLVKEFAESVFAVETEELVKKMIPSVLPKLVVAQKYNSQAVDTLNELAKCVNTHMVHAREDPQSPMALLTISWLPKVLAFALHQTDDQPLLSAVQFYQVQAGSDKKELFLAALPDLLDELVCFTDTGDSDEISKRLARLPQMIKDIAKVLNGAEDLPGFLRNHFVGLLNSINKKMLHSNDLLLRKQALNLIEMLIRMMGSHLNTYVPKLMVLLLHAIDKESLPSEGLSVLHFFIKQLSKVSPSSIKHIISQVFASLLPFLERDRENTSIHLGKVVKILEELVLKNRDILKQHISEFPPLPTIPALVQVNQEIEDARGTLALKDQLRDVVDGLNHENINVRYMVASELHKLLNLRWKDITDLITAEAGSDLDVLSSLITSLLRGCAEESRTAVGQRLKLVCADCLGSLGAVDPAKVKGFSCQRFKIQCSDDDLIFELIHKHLARAFRSAPDTVIQDSAAVAIQELLKFAGCGASLDENASTKIRTTNGGNETNNRGQKLWDRFSNYVKEIIAPCLTSRFFLPKVADSTSAGPIYHPSLSFRRWIFFWIKKLTVHATGSRASIFNACLGIARHDMQTAIYLLPYLVLNAVCHGTEEARHSITQEILSVLDAAASENSGAPVNGFSGGQSEVCIQSVFTLLDNLGQWVDDVEQEVALSLSQSSFSKQQKSKDRSPVSLTDQDQLIVQCKYVSELLSVIPKVTLAKASLRCQAYARSLLYFESHVREKSGAFNPASERSGIFEDEDVSHLMEIYSCLDEPDGLSGLSCLSKSLRLQDHLLMNKKAGNWADVLTSCEQALQMEPTSVQRHSDVLNCLLNMCHLQAMVTHVDGLVSRIPRYKKAWCMQGVQAAWRLGRWDLMDEYLSGAEDDSLVCSSSESNASFDLNVAKILQAMMKRDHYSVAERIYLTKQSLTASIAAAGMDSYTRAYPFVVKLHFLRELEDFHSLLGDDSFLKKSFHLDDPAFSKLVDNWENRLRITQSSLWAREPLLAFRRMIFGSSSLGAQVGNCWLQYSKLCRLAGHYETANRAILEAQASGAPNVHMEKAKLLWSTRRADGAISVLQQSLLNMPAEVLGAAVISSITSLSLVPLNPPPIVFESQVPNENKDIAKTLLLYSRWTHYTGQKQKEDVTSLYTRVRELQPKWEKGYFYAAKYCDEVLVDARKRQEENVELGPRLVPFASVAIGSSNLNNEKRWWSYVPDVLLLYAKGLHRGHKNLFQALPRLLTLWFDFGSMCLRSGSSKKDLQPVLNQVTKIMGICLKDLPTYHWLTVLPQLVSRICHQNGDIVKLVKLIITSVLRLYPQQGLWIMAAVSKSIVPSRREAAAEIIQGARKDFKLGSDENRLFIQFASLIDHLIKLCFHAGQSRARTINLSTEFSALKRMMPLGIIMPIQQSLTVNLPAYDGNLGNSLMSNIFSATDLPTISGIADEAEILSSLQRPKKIILLGSDGLERPFLCKPKDDLRKDARMMEFTAMINRLLSKYPESRRRKLYIRTFAVIPLTEDCGLVEWVPHTRGLRQILQDIYITCGKFDRQKTNPQIKRIYDQCQGKVAGDEMLKDKILPMFPPVFHKWFLTTFSEPAAWFRARVAYAHTTAVWSMVGHIVGLGDRHGENILFDSTSGDCVHVDFSCLFDKGLQLEKPELVPFRLTQNMIDGLGITGYEGIFLRVCEITLSVLRTHRETLMSVLETFIHDPLVEWTKSHKSSGVEVQNPHAQRAISNIEARLQGVVVGVGAAPSLPLAVEGQARRLIAEAVSHKNLGKMYVWWMPWF; from the exons CATGCTTCGTTTGTCTCTTCCGCGTGTTCTCTTTTATGCTATGGGGATTCTGATCTGCATATG GCATGCTTTGGCTTTGTGCACATCATTGCGACGGTGACAAGCTATGAACTAATTCCTTATCAGAATTTAATCCGCTCAATAGTTACTATCTTGAATTTGGATAAGGAGGGGCTTCCTTCTTTCAG AAACATGGCTTATGATTCATCGTTGGGTGTTTGCCTCAATACACTCTACTCTAGCTGTCCAGAAGATATCGTCAAATTAACAGCTACTGATTTAGTCGGTGTATTCTTTGGATCACTGAGGAGAACCAAAAGCCAGGAACTTAAG GTTGCACTATGCAGTGCTTATGTTAGAATTGCTAAAGTTTGCCCCCCTCATGTATGGAAGCCAGAGCATCTCATATCTACACTCTGTCATCCGGAACCATGTTTACCTTTGATTGAGTGCTTTCAAGTAGCTGTATCTACTCTTGGTGCACATCTTTTTGTGGGAATCCAAGGAAACACTAAGAATGTAGCCCTTTTATCAAATGAAAACAAGTCAATTGAAAGCATGAAGCATGGCCAAAAGAGGTCCATTCAGGATATGGATAATTTTAAGATCAAACGCCAAAAACTAAATGAAGAAATTAATGTTGCAGATGCCAGTATTGAGGTGGAATGCAAATATAGTTGTATAGTTACTTGCCAAAGAGTAGAAGATTATGCTAACCATATGAATAAATCTCTTCTAACGTTTGTTCAATCGTTAAATGCTCCCGCTGCTGGACCTTGTTCTTTGAGGCCAGATATTGCTTTATCTGCACTTAGCAATCTATGCATTGCCTTCTCTATGTATCCAGAGAGTGATCTGTCTATCAGAATCTTTCAGCAGATGCTTGTATGGCTTTCTTGGATAGCTGAGCAG GCGAAACAAGGAAGTTTGATTATTGTAGATATTTCCACCTACCTAGAAGGAATTCACAGCGTATTGCTTTTGCGAA GTGCCTCTTTCAAGGAGAACAACCCATTACAGAATGAGAATTACCATGTAGACCTTATgctttttgtgcttaaacttcCCTGGACTCATACGCTCATCGCCATTGATAATCAATTGCCATGGAAAATTAAATGCCTCTCTCTTCAAGTATTATCGAAGTTAGGTCCAGGCTTGAGCACTGAAGTTGTTCTTGAAGTTTTAGATTTGGGTCTTCGTGATGAAGCTGAAGAAGTCAGGACTGAAGCAGCTATTTCTATGCCAGTGATGGTTTTGTGGTCTGGTCTTGATGTATCACCTCCTGTCTTTGAAAGGATGGA GTACTTAAGAACAGATAAAGACGTAAAGAAACTTCTTCCCATATCTCTTGGCCTATTGTCATGTCTTCATGGATGCAGACGAGCTGAATCCGGTCTTCCTAGGAACGAGTGCCGGTTATTTCTAAAGGGGGAAAGTGGAAGATCGAGTTGGACGATAGATGATTTACTGCAAGGTTTCAGCTGTTCAAAATGcgataaaaaatttcttcgcAATCACAATGAGCGGCATCCTCCCGTCATTCTTCGATCTGATACGTGTCTAGTAGATGCAGAAGTTAGTTCGGACTGTAGTTTCATGCAGCTGCAATCTGTATTTTTTAATCTTCTTTTTGATGAGTCCTCAGAGGATGTCCAGATTTCCTGCGTGAAAGTTATTCATCGCATCCTTGCACATGGTGCCCCTGATATTCTGCTCAAGACAAGGCTTGAGTGGataaaatgtgtaaaatatttattgacTAGTAGGAGCAAGGAATTGAGAGATGCATTTTGCAGTCATATTAGTTCATTTATGGATGGCCGTATTTTGAGTTTAATATTTGCTGGAGATCCGGATAAAAGCAAGGAGCAAAGTTTTTTGGATACAGTTCAACATGGCATGACAGTCACTGATAGTCCACATCCACATATATTAGAGACTTTAATGGAATGTACTGCAGAAATAATGATTTCTGTTGATATAGGTAGCAAACTGTTTTTATCTTCTCTTATACTGCTGGTTGATAAGCTTGATAGCAAACATGTGACTGTGAGAATGAACGCGTCAAGGTTAATAAACAAATCTTGTCATTTCCATCTTAGTGGAGGTCTTGAACTAATTATTTCTAAATATGCTCATATTCGTAATGAACTGTATGATTATCTCTCTGAGAGACTTGGTAGCCGCCCGGTCTTAGTGAAGGAGTTTGCAGAATCTGTTTTTGCTGTTGAGACTGAAGAACTTGTCAAGAAAATGATTCCTTCTGTTCTCCCAAAGCTTGTGGTGGCTCAGAAGTATAATAGTCAAGCAGTTGACACCTTAAATGAGTTGGCCAAGTGTGTAAACACTCATATGGTGCATGCGAGAGAGGACCCACAAAGCCCTATGGCGCTTCTGACAATTAGTTGGCTGCCAAAAGTGCTTGCTTTTGCTCTTCATCAAACAGATGACCAACCGCTACTTTCTGCTGTGCAGTTTTACCAAGTACAAGCTGGTTCTGACAAGAAGGAATTATTTCTTGCTGCTTTACCGGATCTTCTAGATGAACTTGTATGCTTTACAGATACTGGCGATTCAGATGAGATAAGCAAAAG ATTAGCTAGACTGCCTCAGATGATTAAAGACATTGCTAAAGTTCTAAACGGTGCAGAAGATCTTCCAGGATTTTTGAGGAATCATTTTGTTGGCCTTCTTAACagcataaacaaaaaaatgctCCATTCCAATGATCTCTTGCTTCGTAAACAAGCATTAAACCTAATTGAGATGCTGATTAGAATGATGGGTTCTCATCTCAATACTTATGTGCCAAAACTGATGGTGCTTCTCTTACATGCTATTGATAAAGAATCACTGCCATCGGAGGGTCTGTCTGTCTTACATTTTTTCATAAAGCAATTATCTAAAGTTTCACCATCTAGCATTAAGCATATAATTTCTCAAGTTTTTGCTTCTCTTCTTCCCTTCTTGGAAAGAGACAGAGAAAATACCTCAATACATTTGGGCAAAGTGGTAAAAATTTTAGAAGAACTTGTTTTAAAGAATAGGGATATCCTAAAGCAGCATATATCTGAGTTCCCTCCGCTGCCCACTATACCTGCTTTGGTGCAAGTGAACCAAGAAATTGAGGATGCTCGCGGGACATTGGCTTTGAAGGATCAACTACGAGACGTGGTTGATGGTTTAAATCATGAGAACATAAATGTGAGGTACATGGTAGCATCTGAGCTTCACAAACTTCTGAACTTGAGATGGAAGGATATTACAGATCTAATCACTGCTGAAGCTGGTTCAGACTTGGATGTTTTGAGTTCTCTGATCACATCATTATTAAGAGGATGTGCAGAAGAATCAAGGACCGCAGTGGGGCAGCGGTTGAAGTTGGTCTGTGCTGATTGTCTTGGATCCCTTGGTGCTGTTGACCCTGCTAAGGTAAAAGGGTTTTCATGTCAACGTTTCAAAATTCAATGCTCTGATGATGACCTTATATTTGAGCTGATCCACAAGCATCTAGCTCGGGCATTTAGATCTGCACCTGATACTGTTATTCAAGACTCTGCTGCAGTGGCTATACAGGAGTTGCTAAAGTTTGCTGGTTGTGGGGCTTCACTGGATGAGAATGCTTCAACTAAGATCAGGACAACCAATGGTGGTAATGAGACGAATAATAGGGGCCAGAAATTATGGGATAGGTTTTCTAATTATGTGAAAGAGATAATAGCCCCATGCTTAACATCGAggttttttcttccaaaagtaGCCGATTCAACATCTGCTGGCCCTATTTACCATCCATCTCTGTCATTTAGAAGATGGATTTTCTTTTGGATAAAAAAACTGACTGTGCATGCCACTGGATCTCGTGCAAGCATCTTTAATGCTTGTCTAGGAATTGCACGCCATGATATGCAAACAGCAATATATTTGCTTCCCTACTTGGTTCTTAATGCTGTGTGTCATGGCACGGAGGAGGCACGCCACAGCATAACACAGGAAATTCTATCTGTTCTTGATGCGGCTGCATCAGAGAATAGTGGAGCTCCAGTTAATGGATTCAGTGGTGGTCAAAGTGAAGTTTGTATTCAATCCGTGTTCACTCTTCTTGATAATCTTGGACAGTGGGTGGATGATGTTGAACAAGAAGTTGCTCTCTCCCTTTCTCAATCATCTTTTTCTAAGCAACAAAAGTCAAAGGATCGAAGTCCAGTTTCCCTGACAGATCAAGACCAACTCATTGTACAATGTAAGTATGTCTCAGAGCTTCTATCTGTGATTCCGAAGGTGACTCTTGCGAAGGCTTCTCTTAGGTGCCAGGCTTATGCCAGGTCGTTGCTGTACTTTGAGTCTCATGTGAGGGAAAAGTCCGGTGCTTTCAACCCTGCTTCCGAGAGGAGTGGCATCTTTGAGGATGAAGATGTTTCACATCTTATGGAAATATACAGCTGTTTGGATGAGCCTGATGGACTATCTGGCCTGTCATGTTTAAGTAAATCTTTGAGGTTACAAGATCATCTATTAATGAACAAAAAGGCTGGGAATTGGGCTGATGTTTTAACTTCTTGCGAACAAGCTTTGCAGATGGAACCGACCTCAGTTCAGAGGCATTCAGATGTTCTTAACTGTTTACTAAATATGTGCCACCTTCAGGCAATGGTCACTCATGTTGATGGTTTAGTTTCTAGGATTCCTCGGTACAAGAAAGCATGGTGCATGCAAGGTGTGCAGGCTGCCTGGAGGCTCGGAAGGTGGGATTTGATGGATGAGTACCTAAGTGGAGCTGAAGATGACAGTTTAGTTTGCAGTAGCTCGGAAAGTAATGCTTCATTTGACTTGAATGTCGCAAAGATTCTCCAAGCAATGATGAAGAGGGACCACTACTCAGTTGCAGAGAGAATTTATTTAACCAAGCAGTCACTAACTGCTTCCATAGCTGCTGCAGGAATGGATTCTTACACGCGGGCCTACCCATTTGTTGTAAAACTTCACTTTCTACGGGAATTGGAGGACTTCCATTCTCTTTTGGGAGATGACTCTTTCTTAAAGAAATCATTCCATTTAGATGATCCAGCTTTCTCTAAGTTAGTAGACAACTGGGAGAATCGACTTAGAATTACACAATCATCACTCTGGGCTAGGGAGCCACTCCTAGCTTTCAGGagaatgatttttggttcaagTAGTCTTGGTGCTCAAGTTGGCAATTGCTGGCTTCAATATTCAAAACTATGTCGTTTGGCGGGTCATTATGAAACAGCCAACAGAGCAATTTTAGAAGCCCAGGCCTCTGGCGCACCTAATGTTCACATGGAAAAAGCAAAACTCCTCTGGAGCACCCGGCGGGCTGATGGTGCCATATCAGTGCTGCAACAGTCTCTCTTGAACATGCCTGCTGAGGTCTTAGGTGCTGCTGTAATTTCATCTATTACTAGCCTTTCCCTTGTACCACTTAATCCCCCACCTATTGTTTTTGAAAGTCAAGTTCCAAACGAGAACAAAGACATTGCGAAGACCCTTCTTCTGTACTCAAGGTGGACTCATTACACCGGGCAGAAACAGAAGGAAGATGTAACAAGTCTTTATACCAGGGTGAGGGAACTGCAACCTAAATGGGAGAAAGGATACTTCTATGCGGCTAAGTATTGTGATGAAGTGCTTGTTGATGCCAGGAAACGCCAGGAGGAGAATGTTGAACTTGGCCCTAGACTAGTTCCTTTTGCAAGTGTTGCTATTGGCTCTTCAAACTTAAATAATGAGAAGCGTTGGTGGTCTTATGTTCCTGATGTGTTGTTATTGTATGCAAAAGGACTTCACAGGGGACACAAGAATCTATTTCAGGCACTTCCAAGGTTATTAACCCTCTGGTTTGACTTCGGAAGCATGTGTCTAAGAAGTGGTTCATCAAAAAAGGATTTACAGCCTGTGCTAAATCAG GTAACAAAGATTATGGGAATCTGTTTGAAGGATTTACCAACATACCATTGGTTGACAGTGCTACCACAATTGGTTTCAAGAATTTGCCATCAAAATGGTGATATTGTTAAACTAGTCAAACTTATCATTACATCCGTTCTCCGCCTGTATCCACAACAGGGCCTATGGATTATGGCTGCAGTTTCAAAATCCATCGTTCCTTCAAGGCGCGAAGCAGCAGCTGAAATTATACAAGGTGCACGTAAAGATTTCAAGCTAGGAAGTGATGAGAACAGATTGTTTATTCAATTTGCTAGCCTAATCGATCATTTGATCAAGTTATGCTTCCATGCTGGTCAGTCAAGAGCAAGGACAATTAATCTCTCAACTGAATTTAGTGCTCTAAAGAGGATGATGCCCCTGGGAATTATAATGCCAATTCAACAATCTCTTACCGTAAATCTGCCAGCTTATGATGGGAATCTGGGTAATTCACTTATGTCTAATATATTTTCTGCCACAGATCTTCCTACTATATCAGGCATTGCTGACGAGGCTGAAATTCTATCGTCACTTCAGCGGCCTAAGAAA ATTATTCTACTGGGCAGTGATGGCCTTGAGCGCCCGTTTCTCTGCAAACCCAAGGATGACCTCCGTAAAGATGCTCGTATGATGGAGTTCACAGCAATGATTAACCGACTGCTATCCAAATATCCTGAAAGTCGTAGAAGGAAGCTATATATTCGCACATTTGCTGTGATTCCTCTGACAGAGGACTGCGGTCTGGTAGAGTGGGTACCCCACACTCGTGGGCTTCGACAAATTCTTCAAGACATATATATTACTTGTGGGAAGTTTGATCGGCAGAAAACAAATCCTCAAATTAAGCGAATTTATGATCAATGTCAAGGTAAAGTGGCAGGGGATGAGATGCTGAAGGACAAAATACTTCCAATGTTTCCTCCTGTTTTCCATAAATGGTTCTTGACAACATTTTCTGAGCCTGCTGCGTGGTTCAGAGCACGTGTTGCTTACGCTCACACGACTGCTGTTTGGTCCATGGTTGGGCATATTGTGGGACTGGGTGACCGGCACGGTGAAAACATTCTTTTTGATTCTACCAGCGGTGATTGTGTTCACGTTGATTTCAGTTGCTTATTTGACAAAGGTTTGCAATTGGAGAAACCCGAACTTGTTCCTTTCAGGCTAACACAG AACATGATTGATGGCTTAGGCATCACTGGATATGAGGGTATCTTCTTGAGGGTTTGCGAAATCACACTTTCTGTATTGAGGACACACAGGGAGACTCTCATGAGCGTGCTTGAAACTTTTATCCACGATCCTCTTGTGGAATGGACAAAATCTCACAAGTCCAGTGGCGTAGAAGTTCAGAATCCTCATGCACAG CGAGCTATTAGTAATATTGAGGCAAGGTTACAAGGAGTGGTTGTTGGTGTTGGAGCTGCACCGTCATTACCTCTAGCTGTAGAAGGTCAAGCACGCAGGCTAATTGCTGAAGCAGTCTCTCACAAGAATCTAGGAAAGATGTATGTATGGTGGATGCCTTGGTTTTGA